From the genome of Ziziphus jujuba cultivar Dongzao chromosome 6, ASM3175591v1, one region includes:
- the LOC107431044 gene encoding probably inactive leucine-rich repeat receptor-like protein kinase IMK2: MFMENMLFLHGISYPFTSFGFSTKKFFIYALIFVQLLVFSSQHVSGQDGVIVTQADYQALRAFKHELIDLRGVLRSWNDSGYGACSGGWIGIKCVKGQVIAIQLPWKGLGGRISEKIGQLQALRKISLHDNVLAGNVPMAFGFLPNLRGVYLFNNRLSGSIPPTIGNCPVLQTLDLSNNSLTGPIPPSIANSTRLFRVNLSFNSLSGSIPSSLTRSSSLTILALQQNNLSGSIPNSWGGIGNRAYQLQFLTLDHNKLSGTIPVSLSKLGLLQQISLSNNQISGIIPNELGRLTRLQVLDLSSNAINGSFPASISNLSSLVSLNLGSNRLDNQIPKTIDRLQNLSVLNLKNNQFSGQIPATISNISGINQLDLSGNNFTGEIPDSLASLSNLTSFNVSYNNLSGSVPSLLTKKFNKSSFVGNLQLCGYSISTPCSTSPTENPPAPSPEIPKEPHHHKLSTKDIILIAAGILLVILLLLCCILLCCFIKKKAAMKGKTDKSSKQAAAAGGSAEKAISAGSEIESAGEAGGKLVHFDGPFVFTADDLLCATAEIMGKSTYGTAYKATLEDGNQVAVKRLREKTTKGQKEFEAEAAAIGKIRHANLLALRAYYLGPKGEKLLVFDYMPKGSLASFLHARGPETVIDWPTRMNIAMGVTRGLNYLHNQENIVHGNLTSSNILLDEQNNSHIADFGLSRLMTNAANTNVIATAGSLGYNAPELSKTKKTNTKTDVYSLGVIILELLTGKSPGEPMNGMDLPQWVASIVKEEWTNEVFDLELMRDAPAIGDELLNTLKLALHCVDPSPAARPEVQQVLQQLEEIKPEAAAAAAASPGEETAKAPSSTSE, encoded by the exons ATGTTcatggaaaatatgttatttttgcaTGGCATTAGTTACCCATTTACTTCTTTCGGTTTTTCTACAAAAAAATTCTTCATCTATGCCTTAATATTTGTTCAGCTTCTTGTTTTCTCTTCTCAACATGTTTCAGGACAAGACGGGGTGATTGTTACCCAAGCTGATTACCAAGCACTTCGGGCCTTCAAGCATGAACTTATTGATCTCAGAGGAGTTCTGCGAAGCTGGAATGACAGTGGCTATGGAGCTTGTTCTGGTGGGTGGATAGGAATCAAATGTGTTAAAGGACAAGTTATTGCCATTCAGCTTCCATGGAAGGGACTTGGTGGTCGAATCTCTGAGAAGATTGGTCAGCTTCAAGCTCTTAGGAAGATTAGCCTCCATGACAATGTTCTTGCTGGAAATGTTCCTATGGCTTTTGGGTTCCTTCCCAATCTCAGAGGTGTTTACCTCTTCAACAACAGACTTTCTGGGTCAATCCCACCAACAATTGGTAACTGTCCTGTCCTTCAAACTCTTGATCTGAGCAACAATTCACTCACTGGTCCAATCCCTCCTAGTATTGCAAATTCCACCAGGTTATTTAGAGTCAATTTGAGCTTTAATTCACTTTCTGGTTCAATCCCAAGCAGTCTCACTAGGTCCTCTTCCCTTACCATCCTCGCTCTGCAACAAAACAATCTGTCTGGTTCTATTCCAAATAGTTGGGGTGGGATAGGAAATAGAGCCTACCAACTTCAGTTCTTGACTCTTGATCATAATAAACTCTCTGGAACTATCCCTGTTTCTCTTAGCAAATTGGGCTTGCTTCAACAGATTTCTCTTAGCAATAACCAGATTTCAGGGATCATACCCAATGAATTAGGCAGACTGACAAGGCTCCAAGTACTAGATTTGTCAAGCAATGCCATTAATGGAAGCTTTCCTGCTAGTATTTCTAACCTCTCATCCTTGGTATCCTTGAATTTAGGCAGTAATAGGCTTGATAACCAAATCCCAAAAACCATAGACAGACTGCAGAACCTCTCGGTACTCAACCTAAAGAATAATCAATTCAGTGGTCAAATTCCAGCAACCATTTCCAACATCTCAGGAATCAACCAGCTTGATTTGTCTGGAAACAATTTTACTGGAGAAATTCCAGATTCACTTGCCAGCCTATCCAATCTCACTTCTTTCAATGTTTCTTATAACAATTTGTCTGGTTCCGTCCCATCTCTCCTGACTAAAAAGTTCAATAAGAGCTCTTTCGTTGGGAATCTTCAGCTCTGTGGGTATAGCATTTCAACTCCATGTTCCACTTCCCCAACTGAGAACCCTCCAGCTCCATCACCAGAAATTCCAAAGGAACCCCATCACCACAAGCTAAGCACCAAGGACATAATTCTCATAGCAGCCGGTATCCTCCTTGTGATTCTTCTACTGCTGTGCTGCATTCTGCTATGTTGTTTCATCAAGAAAAAAGCTGCTATGAAAGGAAAGACGGATAAATCTTCCAAGCAGGCTGCAGCAGCAGGTGGGAGCGCTGAGAAGGCGATTTCTGCGGGCTCGGAAATCGAATCGGCTGGCGAAGCGGGTGGGAAACTGGTTCACTTTGATGGGCCATTTGTTTTCACAGCTGATGATTTGCTGTGTGCAACGGCTGAGATAATGGGGAAGAGCACTTATGGTACAGCTTATAAAGCAACATTGGAGGATGGGAATCAAGTTGCAGTGAAGCGTCTGAGAGAAAAGACAACTAAGGGGCAAAAAGAGTTTGAAGCTGAGGCTGCTGCGATTGGCAAAATTAGACATGCAAATCTCCTAGCTCTCAGGGCATATTACTTGGGACCTAAGGGAGAGAAGCTACTTGTCTTTGACTACATGCCTAAGGGTAGCCTTGCCTCTTTCCTTCATG CTCGAGGACCGGAAACCGTGATAGATTGGCCAACAAGGATGAACATAGCAATGGGAGTGACTAGGGGACTAAACTACCTCCACAACCAGGAGAACATTGTTCATGGGAATCTGACATCTAGCAATATACTTCTTGATGAGCAGAACAATTCCCACATTGCAGATTTCGGCCTTTCTCGGCTCATGACTAATGCTGCCAATACCAATGTGATTGCCACAGCAGGATCTCTTGGCTACAATGCGCCAGAGCTCTCCAAGACCAAGAAGACCAACACTAAGACTGATGTTTATAGCCTTGGAGTGATCATATTGGAGCTCCTAACAGGGAAATCCCCTGGAGAACCCATGAATGGGATGGATTTGCCACAGTGGGTTGCATCCATTGTGAAGGAGGAGTGGACAAATGAAGTTTTTGACTTGGAGCTGATGAGGGATGCACCAGCTATTGGTGATGAGCTTCTCAACACATTGAAGTTGGCTCTGCACTGTGTTGATCCTTCACCAGCAGCAAGGCCAGAAGTTCAGCAGGTCCTCCAACAGCTAGAGGAGATTAAGCCAGAGGCTGCGGCTGCGGCTGCTGCTAGTCCAGGCGAAGAAACGGCCAAAGCTCCGTCGTCCACAAGTGAATGA